A genomic region of Helicoverpa armigera isolate CAAS_96S chromosome 31, ASM3070526v1, whole genome shotgun sequence contains the following coding sequences:
- the LOC110381350 gene encoding putative zinc finger protein 833 produces the protein MKKKEKPWICEVCGKTLPNKSLLLYHQRNHTGEKPYRCTQCTKSFTMRKLLQSHLRVHTNDRPYVCKLCTKTFKGLSALRGHEYIHTGQTKISSKIRVIK, from the exons atgaaaaagaaagaaaagccGTGGATTTGTGAAGTATGTGGGAAAACTCTACCG AATAAATCCTTACTACTATACCACCAAAGGAACCACACGGGAGAGAAACCGTATCGCTGTACTCAATGTACAAAGAGTTTTACTATGAGGAAACTTTTACag tCGCACTTACGAGTCCATACGAATGATCGACCGTACGTCTGTAAACTATGTACTAAGACTTTCAAAGGGTTATCAGCATTAAGAGGACACGAATAT atACATACTGGTCAAACGAAAATATCTTCGAAAATTAGAGTAATTAAgtga
- the LOC110381331 gene encoding zinc finger and SCAN domain-containing protein 2 encodes MEDLLACRVCLATSVNLYDMYKYRLKNLFELFSGIQVSPADNFPQYLCSYCGALLLKCAAFRDRCKRANDLMKNAELQNEILTTDQIHTIALLNNTELPLTISTPELTNTQEIQVKIEHLTADIYKEEIDLDFSDEEPLANKVRKKKDDSDIEILSLDTNFSTIDERSDLGSRIDEDSQTVDDQSNDTQENDDQNDEQINDMPSVQSEFEELSDVDEKSDKDQTEADNVIEECTCGDIEVKSLTKEEQIKEVQDRKTSHNYTHSCYKCEYCYKGFLQDTTYKNHMLRHDKSSGSLHCDVCNTWWRTLRNLKSHITNAHERVFICKICTQTTKSAHRAKEHIKWHKGHKFTCKLCGATFAKSTSHLTHLRLHHPSKYCCEVCGESFLGEVGLAMHIKKSHRCENVSHLTHLRLHHPSKYCCEVCGESFLGEVGLAMHIKKSHRCENANPETEFKCEKCSIYFKTMEALKMHKSAYKDGVCDGSQNSCFQCGENVPTQDALKDHLKTHEPGGVKCDECDRIFAHDRSFAIHYQRVHLGIKNKQRKPKDKRKRTACVCEFCGKKCDCIATLISHQRTHTGEKPFQCIECPKRFSQIQRLRIHVRTHTGERPFKCTVCPKAFKHKAALNRHDRVHSGEKPYQCARCGKNFSQSNSMKLHVRTVHLKLPAPYRARRDTTIDCLLETTLLN; translated from the exons ATGGAGGACTTACTAGCGTGTCGTGTTTGTCTCGCTACAAGCGTAAATCTCTATGATATGTATAAATACAGACTTAAAAATCTGTTTGAACTGTTTAGCGGGATTCAA GTATCACCAGCAGATAATTTTCCCCAGTACCTATGCAGTTACTGCGGAGCGTTACTGCTAAAATGTGCAGCTTTCAGAGATAGATGCAAGCGAGCCAATGATCTGATGAAAAATGCCGAGCTACAGAATGAAATT CTAACAACAGACCAAATACACACAATAGCCCTACTAAACAACACAGAACTACCGTTAACCATATCAACACCAGAATTGACGAACACTCAAGAAATACAAGTCAAAATAGAACATTTAACAGCAGACatatataaagaagaaatagaTTTAGATTTTAGTGATGAAGAACCTTTAGCTAATAAAGTCAGAAAAAAGAAGGACGATTCTGACATTGAAATTCTGTCTCTAGACACCAATTTCAGTACTATTGATGAACGGTCTGACTTGGGCAGTAGAATTGATGAGGATAGTCAAACGGTTGATGATCAAAGCAATGATACGCAGGAAAACGATGATCAGAATGATGAGCAAATTAATGATATGCCAAGTGTTCAGTCTGAATTTGAGGAACTGTCAGACGTTGATGAAAAGTCTGACAAAGATCAGACTGAAGCTGATAATGTGATTGAAGAGTGTACTTGTGGTGATATTGAA GTGAAATCCTTGACAAAAGAGGAGCAAATTAAAGAGGTACAAGATAGGAAGACTTCGCATAATTACACTCACTCGTGCTATAAATGTGAATACTGCTATAAAGGGTTCCTACAAGACACAACTTACAAGAATCATATGTTAAGACATGATAAA TCATCCGGCTCCCTACACTGCGACGTATGCAATACGTGGTGGCGTACTCTTCGGAACTTAAAATCGCATATCACCAACGCTCACGAGCGCGTGTTCATATGCAAGATATGCACACAAACGACTAAGAGTGCACATCGCGCTAAAGAGCATATTAAGTGGcataaag GTCACAAATTCACTTGTAAACTCTGCGGGGCGACTTTCGCGAAGTCCACCAGTCATCTGACTCACTTGAGACTACATCACCCGTCTAAGTACTGCTGCGAGGTCTGCGGCGAGAGCTTCCTGGGGGAAGTCGGACTCGCCATGCATATTAAGAAGTCGCACCGCTGTGAG AATGTCAGTCATCTGACTCACTTGAGACTACATCACCCGTCTAAGTACTGCTGTGAAGTCTGCGGCGAGAGCTTCCTGGGGGAAGTCGGACTCGCAATGCATATTAAGAAGTCGCACCGGTGTGAG aatgCTAACCCAGAGACAGAGTTTAAATGCGAGAAATGTTCAATATATTTCAAGACTATGGAAGCTCTGAAAATGCATAAAAGTGCTTATAAAGATGGCGTGTGTGATGGTAGTCAGAA TTCCTGTTTCCAATGCGGTGAGAACGTACCGACGCAGGACGCGTTGAAAGATCACCTGAAGACTCATGAGCCGGGCGGCGTCAAGTGTGACGAG TGCGACAGAATATTCGCCCACGACCGTTCATTCGCAATTCACTATCAACGCGTACATTTAGGAATTAAGAACAAACAACGCAAGCCAAAGGACAAGAGAAAGAGAACAGCCTGTGTATGCGAGTTCTGTGGGAAGAAATGTgat tgtATAGCGACGCTCATAAGCCATCAACGCACACACACAGGAGAGAAACCCTTCCAATGTATTGAATGCCCCAAGCGGTTCAGCCAGATACAGAGATTACgg ATTCACGTCCGCACCCACACTGGTGAGAGACCGTTCAAATGTACCGTGTGTCCGAAGGCGTTCAAACATAAGGCGGCTTTAAACAGGCACGACCGG GTACACTCCGGCGAGAAACCCTACCAATGCGCCCGCTGCGGTAAGAACTTCTCCCAGTCTAACTCTATGAAGCTTCACGTCAGAACAGTGCATCTGAAGCTGCCGGCTCCCTATCGAGCTAGGCGGGACACGACCATCGACTGCCTGCTCGAAACTACgcttttaaactaa
- the LOC110381353 gene encoding zinc finger protein 250 — MSEDMFYCSFVSIHYIICECGETFPTEDELKSHLERDHALKKERKEYKCGVCEQIYSTEQACIEHYESSHIEIDEIKQEHDYVETEENEECAEATEIIYEEIIEEPEVTVEPMPKPKKERKSKSHYNAKNIVCEVCGKRYASNAALKYHQRVHTGERPYQCTECTKSFTMPLFLQIHMRTHTGERPYECYLCPKAFSNKAALLRHDRVHTGVKPYECPECGKFFTQSNSMKLHVNTVHLKMPAPYKSKSRRNKAREREMLRRAIITSLDGEENAAVESISQPTKSDAEVHFIKPSEQVTIFKQEVEEAEILYEDVDSREITYEVVYEE; from the exons ATGTCGGAAGATATGTTCTATTGTTCATTTGTGAGTATTCACTACATTATCTGTGAATGCGGAGAAACATTTCCAACGGAAGACGAATTAAAATCCCATCTTGAAAGAGACCACGCACTGAAAAAGGAACGCAAAGAATATAAATGTGGCGTT tGTGAACAAATCTACAGCACGGAGCAGGCCTGCATCGAGCACTATGAGAGCTCCCACATTGAGATTGATGAGATCAAGCAGGAGCATGACTATGTGGAGACGGAGGAGAACGAGGAGTGTGCTGAAGCCACCGAGATA ATATACGAGGAAATAATAGAGGAACCGGAAGTGACAGTCGAGCCTATGCCTAAGCCTAAGAAAGAGAGAAAGTCCAAATCTCATTACAATGCTAAGAACATTGTATGTGAGGTCTGCGGGAAGAGATATGCT TCTAACGCAGCTTTGAAGTATCACCAGCGAGTACACACGGGTGAACGTCCGTACCAGTGCACGGAATGCACCAAGAGTTTCACCATGCCACTGTTTTTACAG ATCCACATGCGGACTCACACGGGGGAGCGTCCATATGAATGTTATCTGTGCCCCAAGGCTTTCAGTAATAAAGCAGCCCTACTTAGACATGATCGT GTCCACACAGGAGTAAAACCCTACGAGTGTCCGGAATGTGGTAAATTCTTCACTCAGTCCAATTCTATGAAGCTACACGTGAACACGGTGCATCTCAAAATGCCTGCTCCATACAAGAGCAAGTCGAGAAGGAATAAAGCGAGAGAGAGGGAGATGCTGAGGAGAGCTATCATCACTTCTTTGGATGGAGAGGAGAACGCTGCAG TGGAAAGCATAAGTCAGCCAACCAAATCGGATGCAGAAGTACATTTCATAAAGCCGAGCGAACAAGTCACAATATTCAAACAGGAGGTCGAAGAAGCAGAGATTTTGTATGAAGATGTCGACTCTAGAGAGATTACTTACGAAGTGGTCTACGAAGAATAA